Proteins encoded within one genomic window of Bacteroides sedimenti:
- a CDS encoding tetratricopeptide repeat protein, with protein sequence MRKKILFMVLCLLSQWTMAQKDAPKWVDKSKKAVFSVVTYDENDKLLNTGNGFFVSEDGVALSDYTLFVGAARAVVINFEGKQLPVQTILGANSMYDVIKFRVDLGKKSTPALKLAAVVPAKDAEAVMLPYSTKKERACTIGKVEEVSNLAGPHKYFKLAMSMKDKLVSCPILNSEGEVFGLVQKAASKDTTHCYAISAPYANELVISAFDFNSSELNKIGIKKALPNNEDQAMVALFMASSQLSVDKYSSLLNDFITQFPNNADGYIRRANFIFSNYSDAQHFAQAEDDLNKALKVSGKKDDVYYNRSRMMYLSAIQNKGEAFKSWTLETSLEDINKAIEINPLPLYTQHQGDVYFAMTKFDKAFECFDKVNHTNLASPETFFSAARAKELMKGDYKEVIVLLDSAVSRYAAPYPQAAAPYISERAIVKSDNGLYKEAVADFDIYHQIIGSGVNANFFYLREQANYKSRNYKRALEDIMKAVEMEPSNKEYLAEYGAVNLRIARYDEAIKNLKDALAIDPKFAACYRLIGFCQLQQGKKTDACENFNKAKELGDELVIPMIEKNCK encoded by the coding sequence ATGAGAAAGAAAATACTATTTATGGTCCTCTGCCTGCTCTCACAGTGGACCATGGCACAAAAAGATGCACCAAAGTGGGTTGACAAGTCAAAAAAAGCTGTCTTCTCCGTGGTGACATACGATGAAAACGACAAACTATTGAATACCGGAAACGGTTTTTTTGTTTCGGAAGATGGAGTGGCACTGTCCGATTATACGCTGTTCGTTGGGGCGGCACGGGCTGTGGTGATTAACTTTGAGGGAAAGCAGCTGCCTGTGCAGACTATTCTGGGAGCAAACAGTATGTACGATGTAATTAAGTTCCGGGTAGACCTGGGCAAGAAAAGCACTCCGGCCCTGAAGCTGGCAGCTGTTGTGCCTGCCAAGGATGCCGAAGCCGTAATGCTTCCTTATTCCACTAAGAAAGAACGTGCCTGCACCATTGGGAAGGTGGAAGAGGTTTCCAACCTGGCCGGTCCGCACAAATACTTCAAGCTTGCCATGTCTATGAAAGATAAGCTGGTGAGCTGTCCGATACTGAACAGCGAAGGCGAGGTGTTTGGCCTGGTGCAGAAAGCTGCATCTAAGGATACCACTCATTGTTATGCAATCAGTGCACCTTATGCAAACGAACTTGTCATCAGTGCATTCGATTTTAATAGCTCTGAGCTGAACAAGATCGGCATCAAGAAAGCACTACCTAACAACGAAGATCAGGCAATGGTTGCTCTTTTTATGGCATCTTCGCAACTTTCAGTCGACAAGTATTCTTCTTTGCTAAACGACTTTATCACGCAGTTTCCGAATAATGCCGATGGATATATCCGCCGTGCCAATTTTATTTTCTCCAACTATTCCGATGCCCAACACTTTGCTCAAGCAGAAGACGATCTGAACAAGGCTCTGAAAGTATCCGGAAAGAAGGATGATGTGTACTATAACCGTTCACGAATGATGTACTTAAGCGCTATCCAGAACAAGGGAGAGGCTTTCAAATCATGGACTCTGGAAACGTCACTGGAGGATATCAATAAAGCAATCGAGATTAATCCGCTGCCTCTTTATACACAACATCAGGGAGATGTGTACTTTGCCATGACGAAATTCGACAAGGCTTTTGAATGTTTCGATAAGGTGAACCACACCAATCTGGCTTCGCCCGAAACCTTCTTTAGCGCAGCAAGAGCAAAAGAACTGATGAAAGGAGATTACAAAGAGGTAATAGTGTTGCTCGATAGTGCTGTGTCACGCTATGCGGCTCCATATCCGCAAGCTGCTGCTCCTTATATCTCCGAACGTGCCATTGTAAAAAGCGATAATGGATTGTACAAAGAGGCTGTGGCCGATTTCGACATTTACCATCAGATTATAGGCAGCGGCGTAAATGCAAACTTCTTCTATCTTCGTGAACAGGCCAACTACAAGTCCAGAAACTACAAACGGGCGTTGGAAGACATTATGAAGGCTGTTGAGATGGAGCCCAGCAATAAGGAATATCTGGCCGAATATGGTGCGGTGAACCTGCGTATTGCACGTTATGATGAGGCTATTAAGAATCTGAAAGATGCGTTGGCAATCGACCCTAAGTTTGCAGCTTGCTATCGCTTGATTGGATTCTGTCAGTTGCAGCAGGGTAAAAAGACTGATGCTTGTGAAAACTTCAACAAAGCAAAGGAACTGGGTGATGAGCTGGTGATTCCGATGATTGAAAAAAACTGCAAGTAA
- the rlmB gene encoding 23S rRNA (guanosine(2251)-2'-O)-methyltransferase RlmB: MEKNEMIFGVRAVIEAIEAGKEIDKILVKKDIQSDLSKELFAALKGTNIFVQRVPVERINRITTKNHQGVLAFLSAVTYYKVEDLVPTLFEEGKVPFFVMLDGVTDVRNFGAIARTCECAGVDAIIIPSRNSVSVNADAMKTSAGALHTLPVCKEQSITSAIKYLKDSGFKIVAATEKGDYDYTQANYKDPLCIIMGAEDTGVSYDHLALCDEWIKIPLFGKIESLNVSVAAGVLIYEAVKQRGFEKE, from the coding sequence ATGGAAAAAAATGAAATGATATTTGGCGTTCGCGCCGTGATTGAGGCCATTGAGGCGGGTAAGGAGATTGATAAGATTCTGGTGAAGAAAGATATCCAGAGCGATCTTTCAAAAGAACTTTTCGCAGCCTTAAAAGGAACCAATATATTTGTTCAACGGGTGCCGGTAGAGAGAATCAACCGCATCACAACGAAAAATCACCAGGGAGTCTTGGCTTTCCTGTCTGCAGTGACCTACTACAAAGTGGAAGATTTGGTGCCAACTCTTTTCGAAGAGGGAAAGGTTCCCTTCTTTGTTATGCTCGACGGAGTGACCGATGTACGTAACTTCGGAGCTATTGCCCGTACCTGTGAGTGTGCAGGGGTGGATGCTATCATTATCCCTTCGCGCAACAGCGTAAGTGTTAACGCCGATGCAATGAAGACATCTGCCGGAGCGCTTCACACACTGCCGGTATGCAAGGAGCAGAGCATTACTTCGGCCATAAAATACCTCAAGGATAGCGGCTTCAAAATTGTGGCGGCTACTGAGAAGGGAGATTACGATTATACCCAGGCAAACTATAAGGACCCTCTCTGCATAATCATGGGTGCAGAAGATACAGGTGTTTCCTATGATCACCTTGCCTTGTGCGATGAATGGATAAAAATTCCGTTGTTTGGCAAAATAGAATCATTGAACGTTTCGGTTGCCGCGGGGGTACTTATCTACGAAGCGGTGAAGCAACGAGGCTTTGAGAAAGAATAA